One window of the Camelina sativa cultivar DH55 chromosome 1, Cs, whole genome shotgun sequence genome contains the following:
- the LOC104784856 gene encoding E3 ubiquitin-protein ligase RING1-like, producing the protein MSSGVNSTGSAAASAAVDKNFFCYQCNRTVTISITASADPFCPICNQGFLEEFEDRSPNPPPNFNPNTDGSFFPMADPFSTLLPLLFGTSAASPSGMDFMSSSFFGPSMQPQARSTQQNPLQSDAFDPVSFLQNHLQHLRSSGTHVQFVVENHPSDPAHRIPGNLGDYFFGPGLEQLIQQLAENDPNRYGTPPASKSAIDALPTVKVTKDMLKSEMNQCAVCMDEFEDGSGVKQMPCKHVFHQDCLLPWLELHNSCPVCRYELPTDDPDYENRAQGVQASGDGQGSVEGQQTPRRFNIQLPWPFRSSGSDPGSGSGAPGAGGGNLETRGEDLD; encoded by the coding sequence ATGTCTTCCGGCGTAAATTCAACTGGATCCGCCGCAGCATCGGCGGCGGTCGATAAGAATTTCTTCTGCTACCAGTGCAATCGCACAGTCACAATCTCGATTACCGCATCCGCTGATCCTTTTTGTCCTATTTGTAACCAAGGGTTTCTTGAAGAATTCGAAGACCGCAGCCCTAATCCTCCCCCCAATTTCAACCCTAACACTGATGGTTCCTTTTTCCCCATGGCTGATCCTTTCTCAACCTTGCTCCCTCTCTTATTCGGCACTTCCGCTGCTTCTCCTTCCGGCATGGACTTCATGAGCTCGAGCTTCTTCGGTCCTTCGATGCAACCACAGGCTCGCTCCACTCAGCAGAATCCGCTGCAGTCTGACGCGTTTGATCCGGTCTCGTTTCTCCAGAATCATCTCCAGCATCTGCGATCTAGCGGTACGCACGTTCAGTTCGTGGTTGAGAATCATCCTTCGGATCCAGCTCATCGTATACCTGGGAATCTCGGTGACTACTTCTTTGGTCCAGGTCTTGAGCAGTTGATTCAGCAGCTGGCTGAGAATGATCCTAACCGTTACGGAACTCCTCCTGCTTCCAAATCAGCCATCGATGCGCTTCCTACTGTTAAGGTAACTAAGGATATGTTGAAATCGGAGATGAACCAGTGCGCTGTTTGTATGGATGAGTTTGAGGATGGTAGCGGTGTTAAGCAGATGCCTTGTAAGCATGTGTTTCATCAGGATTGCCTTCTCCCGTGGCTTGAATTGCACAACTCCTGTCCCGTGTGTAGGTATGAGTTGCCTACTGATGATCCTGATTATGAGAACAGGGCTCAAGGAGTTCAGGCGAGTGGTGATGGACAGGGTTCGGTTGAGGGACAGCAGACTCCAAGGAGGTTTAACATACAACTTCCTTGGCCGTTCAGGAGCTCTGGTTCTGATCCTGGTTCAGGGTCAGGAGCACCTGGTGCCGGTGGAGGTAATCTTGAGACCAGGGGTGAAGATTTGGATTGA
- the LOC104705765 gene encoding uncharacterized protein LOC104705765, with protein sequence MTRCGGLHSTRTSIFVYMGYDKHRVCLNERTCTCMKFQICGIPCEHAYGLIMKKTLEAEDYVCQWFRTFKWRENYTDGVVPQRGPRYWPCTGGETVYPPPRSDDEKVDKKRKKGAHESPTKKQPKQKKRIMHCGICGAADHNCRYHQKKKKKNTTHDGT encoded by the exons ATGACTCGATGTGGAGGATTACACTCTACACGAACAAGCATATTTGTGTACATGGGATATGACAAACATAGAGTCTGTTTGAATGAAAGAACTTGTACCTGCATGAAGTTTCAGATATGTGGAATCCCCTGCGAGCATGCTTATGGACTGATAATGAAGAAGACATTGGAAGCTGAAGACTACGTGTGTCAATGGTTCCGAACTTTCAAGTGGAGGGAGAATTACACAGATGGGGTTGTTCCACAAAGAGGTCCACGCTATTGGCCTTGCACTGGAGGAGAAACTGTCTACCCACCACCAAGGTCGGATGATGAAAAGGTAgacaaaaagaggaagaagggtGCTCATGAGTCACCTACCAAGaagcaaccaaaacaaaagaaaagaatcatgcaTTGTGGGATATGTGGTGCAGCTGACCATAACTGTAGgtaccaccagaagaagaaaaagaagaatactaCACAT GATGGAACTTAA